atttgtaagtttattcCTTCTCTATTATGCTGTTTTATCCGTTCTCTTGCATCGTGTATACACATCTTAACACCTTGCACAGGTCGATCCAGACTATTTTATGGGTTTAAAGAACTGGAGGAGACAATCCTCAATCGAATCGGTGCTCGTAGATATACGTCGTCAGATGGCCGCCCAAGTAAACAGACGTCTTCCTCAGCCTGAGGAGGGTGTGACCTACGACTAGATACCACCTGTATaacttttaatttttgTTGCTATTATCGTATATATACCCATTTCTATCCTTGAAAATTCCACAACCTTGAGATTTTTGGTCAATTTCTCTCGTGGAAGATAAACCAAAGATGGAGGCAGCTAGCGACGAAAAGGAGCAAAAAGGAGATGAGAAGGAGGTAAATGATGGAGTAGAATCGGTAAAAGATGAGGAAAATGAGGCCAAAAACGACAAAACGGCAGAATCTGCCGAAAAACCGGAAGAAAAGGACGAGATTCTCagtttattcttttcaGAAATCGAATCCATAGGTATTTTGCAGATACATATCAGATATGTGCCGTTTAGGCAAGGTTCAGTCGGACGACACCAATATCAAATTCAATGCCAAGGAATTGTGTCTGCGTCTGACCTCCAGGACCTTTTCCAGCCCAtttcaggttcttcagCTCAAACATGACGCCactgaagaagagattAAGCAACGTTATCGCAAGGTAAAGCCATTCATTCACACACTGGCGTCATGCAGATGTCTCTCTTGATCCATCCAGACAAGTTCAAACACGAAAACGCTCGCCAGGCATTTCAGGGTAAGTTTTACACCTTCATTGCTCCCTTTTTGGTAAATGCACTCACATTTAGTCCTGACGGATGCGTACAATGAGATTCAAAAGGAAGATACTCGTGATAAATACAAGGCAGTTTACGGCCATGCAAAGGCTGTGGTATACAAGAGGCACAAACTAAAGTTGAATTCAACTCACCTAGGTATGCTTGTGAATGTTGTATAAATTATTTAGACTTAATTGCCTCTGGACTACTCGATTCTGATTTGCAAAAGATCGACCATGAGATCCAAGCGGAATGTGAAAAGATGCTCAAAAGACAAACtgaaagaagagaatatGCAGAAAAATGTATACAGGCAAATATAGACTTTGAGAAACAGGTAACACGCAAGATACTCATAAATATCATTTAGATGGCCGCCGAGCAAATCGAACTCGAAAAGCAAAAGCTAAATGAACAAGTAGAATGGGATAAAACTAGAGATTTAAGAGTGAACAGCTGGAGAAGTTTCCaggtattttatattttcatttaTATACGAGTCCATTTAGTCAAAAGTGGACTCAAAAGAGTTTAAATTGGGTGCATTCAAGGGCATTGAAACGAAACGTGAAGCTAGAAATGAACTAGACCTAGAGTCCCAAAAAAACTCAATCGCAGCCTCTAAAACATCAAGGcaaaataaaaagaaaaagatACTGGAGGAGCACGTTGCATACAGGAGCAATTGGAGATGACGCAGAATTTCAATattaaatttgtaacaAATCCATTCCATTTGTATGCGCTGTTTTAGAGTGATAGTCACATACTCCATGGTTATAACCACAGTAAAAATGAGAACATAGATATATAGACATTTCAGAATATTACAACTACCCGTGTTTTTCAAACCATTTCTTCAGGTGCGATTCTACAAAAACCATAGCTTGAGGTAAAGTAAGGTAGTGAAACGTTCCTCCTAGTTCCACAAATTGGACTACATTACTATCCTTTAGGTGCTGCTCAGCCATATCCTTCGAGCCTTTAACTCCACATATATAGTCATCCTTGGAGTGAATTAAAAGGGTTGGCaaatcctttggataattgGCAATATTCTCATCCTTGTTGACCTCAGTACAGGCAGTAAAGAGTGAGTAAATAGTCTTGAATGCCAACCTCTTGCCATAATAGAACGGGTCATTATACCTAATAAAAGTTTCCAGGAAGCTACCATAGTTGTTATTGCTTTCATATGGATTGCCAACCTCTGGTACAGCCCATGCTAGTAATCCCAAAAAGGGCTTTGTCACCCTTTTAAAAGTTGTATCTACGCGATTCTCAAGGCTAAGCATTGCAGATGTGCCAATTAGACCATCCACAAACTTTGTTCCCTTCTCGGCATTCTTATAAAACTCTTGCACAGCCTGAAAGACAATGTTACCTCCCATGGAATGGCCATGAAGGAATGTCTTTTTATCCGTAGGAATGTTCTTGTAGACTAAATCCTCATTCCACTTTTCAGAGGAATCCTCAAACTTGCCTCTCTTTACAATACTAACAAACTGAATGACATCGTGGACGTGATCTTTAAAATCGTTCACATAACATTTTGTAACTGCTACTGATTCAGAAAGACCTTGAGACTGGTTATCAAATCCATAAACATTGTAACCAAATCTGTTCAATATCTCCACGAGACTGTAATCATAACCGTATCTAGGTGATACTTCAAAGGCGTTTAGACCATCAAAGCTGGCATGCtcaaaaatatatttgtatcTGGAGATTAGAGATTTTTCGTGTATACCATGATAATCACCAAATGGAACTTTATGTGGAGATGTAGGAGTTCCATAATGTTCAAAATTCCACTCTGCACTTGAGGCAAAAAACtcagatttaaaatgagAACGGATGCCGTGAATCAAAATGACATCTCCCTTGGCATTTGCCACTCTGGAGGCATAACTGACGAGTCTAAGACCTTGCTTGTTCCTAAAA
The sequence above is drawn from the Theileria equi strain WA chromosome 4 map unlocalized gcontig_1105471998858, whole genome shotgun sequence genome and encodes:
- a CDS encoding DnaJ domain containing protein (encoded by transcript BEWA_017090A); the protein is MEAASDEKEQKGDEKEVNDGVESVKDEENEAKNDKTAESAEKPEEKDEILSLFFSEIESIGKVQSDDTNIKFNAKELCLRLTSRTFSSPFQVLQLKHDATEEEIKQRYRKMSLLIHPDKFKHENARQAFQVLTDAYNEIQKEDTRDKYKAVYGHAKAVVYKRHKLKLNSTHLDLIASGLLDSDLQKIDHEIQAECEKMLKRQTERREYAEKCIQANIDFEKQMAAEQIELEKQKLNEQVEWDKTRDLRVNSWRSFQSKVDSKEFKLGAFKGIETKREARNELDLESQKNSIAASKTSRQNKKKKILEEHVAYRSNWR